A genomic stretch from Schaalia odontolytica includes:
- a CDS encoding amidohydrolase family protein translates to MEFSGLALWADHTLERPRWVRGTWRVDGGVIRRISDDETATSVGFIVPGMVDTHCHIGYSDVGSVSERDMVEQARVTLASGVTVVRDCGVPVDNSAAARATGLHLIRCGRHVARPKRYMRDLPLDVQDQRELPDVLATMARSADGWVKIVGDWIDRSAGADSDLMPLWDTAVLTDAVAAVHDAGARIAVHAFSHRVIDSLIEAGVDDIEHGSGIDADQASEIAARGIAVTPTLRQVELFRDFAAQAGEKYPVYAATMQRMYDTRWDHFQMLVDSGVVLLMGTDSGGYQDHGTIAGELELWLRWGAPAQATIDAATWVSQHYLGYPGLVEGGPADFLILDEDPRSNPLELSRPARVILDGGSVWERASV, encoded by the coding sequence ATGGAATTCTCCGGTCTCGCCCTGTGGGCGGATCACACGTTAGAGCGTCCCCGGTGGGTGCGCGGCACGTGGAGGGTCGACGGCGGAGTGATTCGTCGCATCAGTGATGATGAGACCGCGACGTCGGTGGGCTTCATCGTGCCAGGCATGGTCGATACACACTGCCACATCGGATACTCGGATGTCGGTTCCGTGTCTGAACGCGACATGGTGGAGCAGGCCCGAGTCACGCTCGCGAGCGGTGTGACCGTGGTGCGGGACTGCGGTGTTCCGGTCGACAACTCGGCCGCCGCTCGTGCCACCGGCCTGCACCTGATTCGATGTGGTCGCCACGTCGCGCGTCCCAAGCGCTATATGCGTGACCTTCCGCTGGACGTACAGGACCAGCGCGAGCTTCCTGATGTCCTCGCGACGATGGCGCGTTCTGCCGACGGATGGGTGAAGATCGTCGGCGACTGGATCGATCGCAGCGCCGGCGCTGACTCCGACCTCATGCCCCTGTGGGATACCGCTGTGCTAACGGATGCTGTTGCCGCCGTTCACGACGCCGGGGCCAGGATCGCCGTACATGCCTTCTCTCATCGCGTCATCGACTCGCTCATTGAGGCTGGCGTCGACGACATCGAACACGGCAGCGGCATCGATGCAGATCAGGCCAGCGAGATCGCGGCTCGCGGCATCGCGGTGACGCCGACGCTGCGCCAGGTTGAGCTTTTCAGGGACTTCGCAGCCCAGGCCGGGGAGAAGTACCCCGTGTACGCGGCGACGATGCAGCGCATGTACGACACGAGGTGGGACCACTTCCAGATGCTCGTCGACTCCGGCGTCGTTCTTCTCATGGGAACTGACTCGGGCGGCTACCAGGATCATGGGACAATCGCGGGTGAACTCGAGCTCTGGCTGCGCTGGGGTGCGCCCGCCCAGGCCACGATCGATGCGGCCACCTGGGTGAGCCAGCACTACTTGGGCTACCCCGGCCTCGTCGAAGGCGGCCCTGCCGACTTCCTGATCCTGGATGAGGATCCGAGGAGTAATCCGCTGGAGTTGTCCAGGCCAGCGCGGGTCATCCTCGACGGAGGTAGCGTGTGGGAGCGAGCGTCCGTCTGA
- the rpsP gene encoding 30S ribosomal protein S16, whose amino-acid sequence MAVRIRLKRVGKIHAAQYRVVVVDSRKKRDGRVIEEVGYYDPQPNPSIVRIDSERAQYWLGVGAQPSDQVRNLLVLTGDIAKFNGKADAVSRVIVSEKDKAAQAEQAIKDAEAAAEKSKAAASAKKAEEEAAAEAEAAEQASEEAAGEDA is encoded by the coding sequence GTGGCAGTTCGAATTCGCCTGAAGCGCGTGGGTAAGATCCACGCCGCCCAGTACCGTGTTGTCGTCGTCGATTCGCGCAAGAAGCGTGACGGACGCGTCATCGAAGAGGTCGGCTACTACGATCCTCAGCCCAACCCGTCGATCGTTCGCATCGACTCTGAGCGCGCCCAGTACTGGCTCGGCGTTGGCGCTCAGCCCTCCGATCAGGTCCGCAATCTGCTGGTCCTGACCGGTGACATCGCCAAGTTCAACGGCAAGGCCGATGCGGTTTCCCGCGTCATCGTCTCCGAGAAGGACAAGGCTGCCCAGGCCGAGCAGGCCATCAAGGACGCCGAGGCAGCTGCCGAAAAGTCCAAGGCCGCCGCTTCCGCCAAGAAGGCCGAGGAAGAGGCCGCTGCTGAGGCCGAGGCTGCCGAGCAGGCTTCCGAAGAAGCCGCCGGAGAGGATGCCTGA
- the lepB gene encoding signal peptidase I, which yields MTRKPVPTLGPLHSPSLRDRDRAEARARRNPLVWLREILVIIVVALIISSLLRAFIVQVFWIPSPSMHNTLVEDDRIAVSRIDALRSNVRRGDVVVFDDALHWLGSTETASPSVLRRLGEFTGFVPGGGEQTLVKRVIGVGGDRVTCANATGKVSVNGVEIDEPYVPDGQVPCGERTFDIVVPEGHLWVMGDNRSNSADSRYHMGAGQSPFVPVSSVVGTVQAVIWPSARWTTDIAHHEVFAAVPAAS from the coding sequence ATGACCCGGAAGCCAGTCCCGACGCTCGGACCCTTGCACTCGCCTTCGCTTCGTGATCGTGATCGCGCGGAGGCCCGTGCGCGGCGTAACCCCCTCGTCTGGCTGCGCGAGATCCTTGTGATCATCGTTGTCGCTTTGATCATCTCGTCGCTTCTACGTGCCTTCATCGTTCAGGTGTTCTGGATTCCCTCGCCGTCGATGCACAACACGCTCGTTGAGGATGACCGAATCGCGGTCTCACGCATCGATGCGTTGCGTTCGAACGTGCGCCGCGGCGACGTGGTCGTTTTCGACGACGCTCTTCATTGGCTGGGCTCGACTGAGACTGCTTCGCCCTCCGTCCTGCGGCGCCTGGGTGAGTTCACCGGTTTCGTTCCCGGTGGTGGCGAACAGACCCTCGTCAAGCGCGTGATCGGCGTCGGCGGTGACCGTGTGACCTGCGCGAACGCGACCGGCAAGGTCAGCGTCAACGGCGTGGAGATCGACGAACCATACGTCCCTGACGGGCAAGTGCCGTGCGGTGAACGCACCTTCGACATCGTCGTTCCCGAGGGGCACCTGTGGGTGATGGGGGACAACCGCTCGAACTCCGCCGATTCTCGTTACCATATGGGCGCCGGACAGTCGCCCTTCGTGCCGGTCTCCTCCGTCGTCGGCACTGTCCAGGCTGTCATCTGGCCCTCCGCGCGCTGGACGACAGACATCGCGCACCACGAAGTTTTTGCCGCCGTTCCCGCCGCCTCATGA
- the rplS gene encoding 50S ribosomal protein L19 has protein sequence MQKLDAVDAASLRDDIPSFRAGDTLKVHVKVIEGNRSRIQVFQGVVIARRGHGVSSTFTIRKVSFGVGVERTFPVHAPTIDHIEVVTKGDVRRAKLYYLRERHGKAAKIKEHRSGKAE, from the coding sequence ATGCAGAAGCTGGACGCCGTTGATGCGGCATCGCTGCGCGATGACATCCCTTCGTTCCGAGCTGGCGACACCCTCAAGGTGCACGTCAAGGTTATCGAAGGCAACCGCTCTCGTATCCAGGTCTTCCAGGGCGTCGTGATCGCGCGTCGCGGCCACGGTGTGTCCTCCACGTTCACCATCCGCAAGGTTTCCTTCGGTGTGGGCGTCGAGCGTACCTTCCCTGTTCACGCCCCCACGATCGACCACATTGAGGTCGTCACCAAGGGCGACGTGCGCCGCGCTAAGCTCTACTACCTGCGTGAGCGTCACGGCAAGGCTGCGAAGATCAAGGAACACCGTTCCGGCAAGGCCGAGTGA
- the rimM gene encoding ribosome maturation factor RimM (Essential for efficient processing of 16S rRNA), protein MQLTAAIVGPAHGLRGEVILDVRSDDPEVLAPGASLDVAGDRRTLTVRAVRVHRDRVLASFEECVTREDAEALRGSRLLVDAHPEEDAWYPHELKGLEARTPNGDVLGTVSGLTPGAAQDLLLVATGRGTVMVPFVTALVPTVDVERGVVVIDAPPGLFDDEAVSEREDR, encoded by the coding sequence ATGCAGCTCACAGCAGCTATCGTCGGCCCTGCCCACGGCCTGCGTGGCGAGGTCATCTTGGACGTGCGCAGCGACGACCCTGAGGTTTTGGCGCCCGGTGCCAGTCTGGACGTGGCCGGGGATCGTCGAACGCTCACGGTCCGCGCAGTGCGCGTTCACAGGGACCGCGTGCTCGCCTCCTTCGAAGAATGTGTGACGCGCGAGGACGCCGAGGCCTTGCGAGGTTCCCGTCTGCTCGTCGATGCCCACCCCGAGGAAGACGCCTGGTATCCGCACGAGCTCAAGGGGCTTGAGGCGCGCACTCCCAACGGCGATGTCCTCGGAACCGTCAGCGGTCTGACGCCCGGTGCCGCTCAGGATCTCCTGCTCGTCGCCACCGGTCGCGGCACTGTCATGGTGCCCTTTGTGACGGCGCTCGTCCCTACGGTCGACGTTGAGCGCGGAGTCGTCGTCATCGATGCGCCTCCCGGCCTCTTCGATGATGAAGCCGTTTCGGAGCGCGAGGACCGCTAG
- the ftsY gene encoding signal recognition particle-docking protein FtsY: protein MDAFISYLQSPWAIVIALAVAVLIGVLIRVAVSSRRRSPDDVSLQPQVQAPAEPRSDAPADAPRDEADQPRAGPADAAEPTVEEAAPAPEASASSIERPEPLRGRMERLRERLASSGSLGRAILGVLSRGQLGAADWEEIEESLLIADLGLEATDTLMEALKRRVAVESVTDEARIREILREELLALVDPDMDRSMNLERPQVDGSTKPAVVLMVGVNGTGKTTTVGKLARILVAEEKSVILGAADTFRAAAADQLATWGERVGVDVVRSEREGADPASVAFEAVREGVSRDVDVVLVDTAGRLQNKSTLMDELGKIKRVMTKQAPVSEVLLVLDATTGQNGMKQAEVFAEATGVTGIVLTKLDGSAKGGIVVSVQRALGVPVKFVGLGEGADDLAPFDPRGFVDAIVGSAQG from the coding sequence ATGGACGCTTTTATTTCCTACCTCCAGTCGCCGTGGGCGATCGTGATCGCCCTGGCGGTCGCTGTGCTTATCGGTGTGCTCATCCGTGTCGCCGTCAGCTCGCGGCGACGTTCCCCCGACGATGTGAGCCTTCAGCCTCAGGTTCAGGCTCCGGCAGAACCTCGTTCCGACGCGCCAGCCGACGCTCCGCGCGACGAAGCCGACCAACCTCGAGCAGGTCCGGCCGATGCCGCTGAGCCCACCGTCGAGGAAGCGGCTCCGGCTCCCGAAGCCTCCGCCTCCTCGATCGAGCGCCCTGAGCCGCTTCGCGGCCGCATGGAGCGCCTGCGTGAACGCCTGGCATCGTCCGGTTCTCTGGGCCGCGCCATTTTGGGTGTGCTGAGCCGAGGCCAGCTCGGTGCCGCGGATTGGGAGGAGATCGAGGAATCTCTCCTCATCGCCGACCTTGGACTTGAGGCCACTGACACGCTGATGGAGGCGCTGAAGCGCCGTGTCGCCGTCGAGTCCGTCACCGATGAAGCACGCATCCGAGAGATTCTTCGCGAGGAACTTCTCGCCCTCGTTGACCCCGACATGGACCGCTCCATGAACCTTGAGCGCCCGCAGGTCGATGGTTCCACCAAGCCTGCCGTCGTCCTGATGGTGGGCGTGAACGGCACAGGCAAGACGACGACCGTTGGGAAGCTGGCCCGTATCCTCGTCGCCGAAGAGAAATCCGTGATCCTGGGCGCCGCCGATACCTTCCGTGCCGCTGCTGCCGACCAGCTGGCCACGTGGGGTGAGCGTGTGGGTGTGGATGTCGTGCGCAGTGAGCGCGAGGGTGCCGATCCGGCATCCGTCGCCTTCGAGGCCGTACGTGAGGGCGTCTCCCGCGACGTCGACGTGGTCCTTGTCGACACCGCTGGCCGCCTGCAGAACAAGTCCACGCTGATGGACGAGCTCGGCAAGATCAAGCGCGTCATGACCAAACAGGCCCCCGTTTCGGAGGTCCTGCTCGTTCTTGACGCCACGACCGGCCAGAACGGCATGAAGCAAGCCGAGGTCTTCGCTGAAGCGACCGGAGTGACCGGCATCGTCCTGACGAAGCTCGATGGCTCCGCCAAGGGCGGTATCGTCGTGTCCGTCCAGCGCGCGCTGGGCGTCCCGGTGAAGTTTGTCGGCCTCGGTGAGGGTGCCGACGATCTGGCACCCTTCGACCCGCGGGGATTCGTCGACGCGATCGTCGGTTCCGCGCAGGGCTGA
- a CDS encoding RNA-binding protein → MLADALEHLVSGIVDHPEDVEVTPRSMRRGQLLEVRVNPEDLGRVIGRGGRTARALRTVMGALSTRGTVRVDVVDTDRE, encoded by the coding sequence ATGCTCGCCGACGCGTTGGAGCACCTGGTCAGCGGCATCGTTGACCACCCCGAAGATGTCGAGGTGACGCCTCGCTCCATGCGACGCGGCCAGCTTCTTGAGGTTCGCGTGAACCCCGAGGACCTGGGGCGCGTCATCGGACGCGGCGGTCGGACGGCTCGCGCGCTGCGCACCGTCATGGGTGCGCTGTCCACGCGTGGCACTGTCCGCGTTGACGTCGTCGACACGGATCGCGAGTAA
- the ffh gene encoding signal recognition particle protein encodes MFGNLSDRLTQSFRSLRSRGVLTESDVDHAISDIRRALIDADVALPVVRQFTSQVREKAYGAARSKALNPGQQVVSIVHEELVEILGGATRELTFAESGPTVFMLAGLQGAGKTTLAGKLGKWLREEGKTVLLVASDLQRPNAVQQLQVVGERAGVKVWAPEPGNGVGNPVEVARSGVEFARQSGINVVIVDTAGRLGVDQEMMDQAIAIRDAVSPHEIMFVLDAMVGQDAVSTSTAFRDGVGFTGVVLSKLDGDARGGAALSVRGVTGAPILFASTGEGLDDFERFHADRMAGRILDMGDILTLIEQAEKKMDAEEAEKVAAKAMAGQLTLSDFLNQLQQIKKLGSMKKMLGMIPGAAQMRDQIENFDEREVDRVEAIVRSMTPAEREDVSILNGSRRARIARGSGTTVTEVNQLVQRFEAAREMMAQMGQMGGGMPGMGALPGRGGKAKQKANARKAQAQRARMKKSARSGNPAKRRQQELEAMLPPSERGSAQGSSFGVAQEAPAPRPTIDDLPDDVKRMLGQL; translated from the coding sequence GTGTTTGGAAACCTGTCAGATCGCCTGACCCAGTCCTTCCGCAGCCTGCGCAGCCGCGGCGTCCTGACCGAGTCGGACGTCGATCACGCGATTTCTGACATTCGCCGCGCCCTCATCGACGCGGACGTCGCGCTCCCGGTCGTTCGTCAGTTTACTTCGCAGGTTCGCGAAAAGGCTTACGGCGCGGCTCGATCGAAGGCCCTCAACCCTGGCCAGCAGGTCGTTTCCATCGTTCACGAGGAACTCGTTGAGATCCTCGGTGGTGCGACGCGTGAGCTGACCTTTGCCGAGTCCGGCCCAACCGTCTTCATGCTCGCTGGTCTCCAGGGTGCAGGTAAGACCACCCTGGCGGGAAAGCTGGGCAAGTGGCTGCGTGAGGAAGGCAAGACCGTCCTGCTCGTTGCCTCCGACCTCCAGCGCCCCAATGCAGTCCAGCAGCTGCAGGTCGTCGGCGAACGCGCCGGTGTCAAGGTGTGGGCTCCCGAACCCGGTAACGGTGTGGGTAACCCCGTCGAGGTTGCGCGCTCCGGCGTCGAGTTCGCCCGCCAGAGTGGCATTAACGTGGTCATCGTCGATACCGCTGGTCGCCTCGGCGTCGACCAGGAGATGATGGACCAGGCGATCGCTATCCGCGATGCCGTGAGCCCCCACGAGATCATGTTCGTTCTCGACGCGATGGTCGGTCAGGACGCGGTCTCCACGTCCACGGCCTTCCGTGATGGCGTCGGCTTCACGGGCGTTGTCCTGTCCAAGCTCGACGGTGACGCGCGCGGCGGTGCAGCGCTGTCCGTGCGCGGCGTGACCGGCGCTCCGATTCTTTTCGCTTCGACGGGCGAGGGCCTCGACGACTTCGAGCGCTTCCACGCCGACCGCATGGCTGGCCGCATCCTCGACATGGGTGACATCCTCACCCTCATCGAGCAGGCTGAAAAGAAGATGGACGCTGAGGAGGCGGAGAAGGTCGCGGCCAAGGCGATGGCAGGCCAGCTCACCCTCTCCGACTTCCTGAACCAGCTGCAGCAGATCAAGAAGCTCGGCTCGATGAAGAAGATGCTCGGCATGATCCCGGGTGCGGCTCAGATGCGTGACCAGATCGAAAACTTCGACGAACGCGAGGTGGACCGCGTCGAGGCCATCGTTCGTTCGATGACCCCCGCCGAGCGCGAGGATGTGTCGATCCTCAACGGATCCCGTCGCGCCCGCATCGCTCGCGGTTCCGGCACGACGGTCACCGAAGTCAACCAGCTCGTTCAGCGTTTTGAGGCCGCGCGCGAAATGATGGCCCAGATGGGGCAGATGGGTGGGGGCATGCCCGGCATGGGTGCCCTGCCTGGTCGCGGTGGAAAGGCCAAGCAGAAGGCCAACGCCCGTAAGGCGCAGGCGCAGCGTGCTCGCATGAAGAAGAGCGCGCGCTCAGGTAACCCCGCGAAGCGTCGTCAGCAGGAGCTCGAGGCCATGCTGCCCCCATCGGAGCGTGGCTCCGCGCAGGGCTCGTCCTTTGGTGTCGCCCAGGAAGCGCCCGCCCCGCGCCCGACGATCGACGATCTGCCGGACGACGTCAAGCGCATGCTCGGCCAGCTCTGA
- a CDS encoding ABC transporter — MFEGALILVLTVALVLVVAGGVVAVLALSRRSADEWKGVIKRESEEIAAEVKTHHSLPKRAATSPDGPIVPRTASLDSLLQGGEPKSAYFDADRLPGIDRLETVTGRVSERLDRGRRSGNGGGVSTQ, encoded by the coding sequence ATGTTTGAGGGTGCACTGATTCTAGTTCTGACTGTCGCTCTGGTTCTCGTCGTCGCCGGTGGCGTCGTCGCAGTCCTGGCGCTCTCGCGCCGAAGCGCCGACGAGTGGAAGGGCGTCATCAAGCGTGAGAGCGAGGAAATTGCAGCCGAAGTGAAGACGCATCACTCGCTGCCCAAGCGTGCTGCCACATCGCCGGATGGTCCCATCGTTCCGCGCACTGCGTCCCTAGACTCGTTGCTGCAGGGTGGCGAGCCTAAGAGTGCATACTTCGATGCCGATCGCCTGCCCGGCATTGACCGGCTCGAGACGGTGACAGGCCGCGTGAGCGAGCGTCTTGACCGCGGACGGCGTAGCGGCAATGGCGGTGGTGTGAGTACGCAGTAG
- a CDS encoding DUF2469 domain-containing protein, whose product MSEEIEGYENNLELELFKEYRDVIGLFKYVVETERRFYLCNHVDVQARPVGGDVFFELTLSDAWVWDIYRSSRFVRSVRVITYKDVNVEELSKPELDVP is encoded by the coding sequence GTGAGTGAAGAAATCGAAGGATACGAAAACAACCTGGAGCTGGAACTCTTTAAGGAGTACCGCGATGTCATCGGGTTGTTCAAGTACGTCGTGGAAACCGAGAGGCGTTTCTACCTGTGTAACCACGTCGACGTGCAGGCGCGCCCCGTCGGCGGCGATGTGTTCTTCGAGCTGACGCTCAGCGACGCGTGGGTGTGGGACATTTACCGCTCGTCGCGCTTCGTGCGTTCGGTGCGTGTGATCACGTACAAGGACGTTAACGTTGAGGAACTCTCCAAGCCGGAGCTCGATGTTCCCTAA
- a CDS encoding ribonuclease HII has translation MTTASRDLEVSLARRWGIVAGMDEVGRGALAGPVAVGVALVSVEAEPVPEGLTDSKALTPRRREALVEPVRSWALGSSVGYASPREIDQWGIIAALRLAGRRALADVAGRGLVPGGVLLDGSHDWLSAPDDLFGAFGGPEDPFGRELPVHMQVKADASCAAVAAASVLAKVARDRLMQDLDDPGYGWASNKGYGSAAHARAIVELGVSDHHRRSWKMPTQATK, from the coding sequence ATGACGACCGCTTCGCGAGATCTTGAGGTGTCCCTCGCCCGGCGGTGGGGAATTGTCGCAGGGATGGATGAGGTGGGCCGCGGGGCTCTCGCCGGCCCCGTCGCAGTTGGCGTGGCTCTGGTGAGTGTCGAAGCGGAGCCCGTCCCCGAAGGGCTCACCGATTCCAAGGCGCTGACGCCGCGTCGGCGAGAGGCGCTTGTTGAGCCCGTACGCTCGTGGGCGCTCGGCTCGTCCGTCGGTTACGCGTCGCCGCGAGAGATCGATCAGTGGGGCATTATCGCGGCGTTGAGGCTCGCGGGTCGCCGGGCCCTCGCCGACGTCGCCGGCCGCGGCCTCGTCCCCGGTGGCGTTCTCCTGGACGGATCCCACGACTGGCTGTCTGCTCCGGATGATCTCTTCGGCGCGTTCGGTGGCCCCGAGGATCCTTTCGGCCGTGAGCTTCCCGTCCACATGCAGGTCAAAGCCGACGCGTCCTGCGCGGCCGTAGCGGCGGCTTCTGTCCTCGCGAAGGTCGCGCGCGATCGCCTCATGCAGGACCTCGACGATCCCGGATACGGGTGGGCATCGAACAAGGGGTACGGGTCGGCCGCGCACGCGCGAGCCATCGTGGAGCTCGGCGTCTCGGATCACCATCGTCGTTCCTGGAAGATGCCGACGCAGGCCACAAAGTGA
- the trmD gene encoding tRNA (guanosine(37)-N1)-methyltransferase TrmD, which yields MRFDLISIFPDYFASLRLSLMGKAEDAGLVQLQAHDLRDWASGKHRSVDDTPYGGGAGMVMRADVWARALDEVLSVPLTRGDGERTDASPRRILAIPTPSGTPLTQARVEDLARAHQIIIACGRYEGIDARVAEHYRGSGVEVVEFSIGDYVLNGGEVAAMVLTEAVARLLEGFMGNPDSLVEESHSGAGLLEYPVYTKPREFRSLEIPEVLLGGNHAAIERWRRDRAIEKTVRVRPDLALRLDSSSLTHEDRAALAACGIAYPRAGAAERLEIRLATLEDTVAVSELAARTFPDACPANLPREAIDEHIATQLSVDVFEALICAPDHHRLFVAEVWGGLIGYVLTHVGVHGLPSELVRPGRVEEGSAYLSKCYVDEAWRGSGVADALLERAVADAREIGHVAVVLGTNRGNKTAQAFYKRHGFRKRSSRTFAVGGVQNYDFVMVRDLGD from the coding sequence GTGCGTTTCGATCTTATCTCTATTTTCCCCGACTATTTTGCGTCGCTGCGCCTGTCCCTGATGGGAAAGGCGGAGGATGCCGGGCTCGTGCAGCTGCAGGCGCACGACCTTCGCGATTGGGCCAGCGGTAAGCACCGCAGCGTGGACGATACCCCCTACGGTGGGGGTGCCGGCATGGTGATGCGCGCGGATGTGTGGGCACGCGCCCTGGACGAGGTTCTTTCCGTGCCGCTTACGCGCGGTGACGGTGAGCGCACCGATGCCTCGCCCCGGCGCATTCTCGCGATCCCGACCCCCTCGGGCACGCCGCTCACCCAGGCGCGCGTGGAGGACCTCGCGCGTGCGCACCAGATCATTATCGCCTGTGGGCGCTACGAAGGCATCGATGCGCGCGTCGCCGAACACTACCGCGGCAGCGGTGTCGAGGTCGTCGAGTTCTCGATCGGCGACTACGTCCTCAACGGAGGCGAGGTTGCCGCAATGGTTCTTACAGAGGCGGTCGCGCGCCTTCTCGAGGGCTTCATGGGCAACCCGGATTCCCTCGTTGAAGAGTCGCACTCCGGCGCGGGACTCCTCGAGTATCCCGTGTATACCAAGCCCCGGGAGTTCCGCTCACTTGAGATTCCCGAGGTTCTTCTCGGCGGCAACCACGCGGCGATTGAGCGCTGGAGGCGCGATCGTGCGATAGAGAAGACGGTGCGCGTTCGCCCCGACCTTGCGCTTCGTCTCGACTCCTCATCTCTGACGCACGAAGACCGTGCTGCGCTCGCCGCATGCGGCATTGCCTACCCGCGTGCGGGTGCTGCGGAACGCCTGGAGATACGCCTGGCCACGCTCGAGGACACCGTCGCGGTTAGTGAACTTGCCGCGCGGACGTTCCCGGACGCGTGCCCGGCGAACCTGCCCCGAGAAGCAATCGACGAGCATATTGCCACTCAGCTCAGCGTCGACGTTTTCGAGGCCCTCATCTGTGCGCCCGACCATCATCGCCTGTTCGTCGCCGAGGTGTGGGGTGGCCTTATCGGTTACGTGCTCACTCACGTCGGGGTCCACGGGCTTCCGAGTGAACTCGTGCGCCCCGGACGCGTCGAGGAAGGCAGCGCCTACCTGTCGAAATGTTATGTGGACGAGGCGTGGCGGGGCAGCGGCGTTGCGGATGCGTTGCTCGAGCGCGCCGTTGCCGATGCCCGCGAGATTGGGCACGTAGCCGTCGTTCTCGGGACCAACCGCGGAAACAAGACCGCGCAGGCTTTCTATAAGCGCCACGGGTTCCGCAAGCGTTCGAGCCGAACCTTCGCGGTGGGCGGTGTGCAGAACTACGACTTCGTCATGGTGCGTGATCTGGGCGACTGA
- a CDS encoding YraN family protein has product MECSTRPDRRVLGASGEYTARLLLQEEGLHLLETNWRDGRRGELDIIARDDTDPRRSWTVVVEVRTRVGRRRGSALESVDHRKVARLRTLTGAWCRTHGPLSSRVRIDVVAITVDAQKLSEWPAPMDEAVDLRALDARVTWLRGVQ; this is encoded by the coding sequence ATGGAATGCTCAACACGGCCCGATCGACGGGTCTTAGGTGCATCGGGGGAATATACCGCCCGCCTACTGCTGCAAGAAGAGGGCTTGCACCTTCTTGAGACGAATTGGCGCGATGGAAGGCGTGGGGAGCTGGACATCATCGCCCGAGACGACACGGATCCACGTCGCTCCTGGACAGTCGTGGTGGAGGTGCGTACCAGGGTTGGGCGCAGGCGAGGCAGTGCTCTTGAATCGGTTGATCATCGTAAGGTCGCCCGGCTTCGCACCCTGACGGGTGCGTGGTGTCGGACGCATGGGCCCCTGTCCTCGAGGGTCCGCATCGACGTTGTCGCCATCACCGTGGACGCCCAGAAGCTGAGCGAGTGGCCCGCTCCCATGGACGAGGCCGTGGATCTTCGCGCTCTGGACGCGCGGGTGACGTGGTTGCGGGGCGTGCAATGA